The following DNA comes from Simkania negevensis Z.
AAAGCAAAACTTCGATCAAGACTTACTCTTTTCTGTGCGCACCGAATTGAAAAAAAGAAAAACGGGGAAATCTTTTGGTCAAGCAAGCAACCCCTTTAGCAGTTTATGAAGTATTCTCTACAAGATTTGAAGCTCAAAGGACAAAAAATTCTCATGCGAGTCGACTTTAATGTCCCCATTGATGAAGATGGCTCAGTGAGAGATGATACCCGCATCCAACTTGCACTCCCTTCCATCGAATATGTGATCAATCAGGGAGGCCGACTCATTCTCATCAGCCATTTCAAACGCCCAAATGGGAAAAAAGATCCCAAACTTTCCCTAAAACCCATTGCAGATTATCTCTCCAAACTTCTTGGGAAACCTGTTCCCTTAGCGCCAGATTGCACAGGGCCAGAAGTCGAAAAGATGGTCGATCAAATGCAAAATGGAGACGTTCTCCTTCTCGAAAATGTACGTTTTTATATGGGAGAAGAACACCCTGAAAAAGATCCTGAGTTTGAAAAAAACTTAGCAAAACTTGGCAATGTTTACGTAAACGATGCATTTGGAGCAGCTCATCGAAAACACACATCAACAGCTCTTTTAGCTCATCATTTTCCTGAAAAAAATGCACTTGGCTTTTTGATGGAAAAAGAAGTGTCATTTTTTTCAAAACTGATACGCAATCCTAAGAGGCCTTTCTATGCCATCATTGGGGGAGCAAAAGTGGGAACAAAAATCGGAGTTCTTCAAGCCTTGACCGATACAATCGATGCAATTTTTATCGGAGGAGGGATGGCGTTTACATTTATGAAATCGCAAGGACTTTCTATCGGCGATTCACTTTGCGAAGATGAACATCTTGAAACAGCCCAAAACTTTCTCAAAACATGCGCAGAAAAAGCAATTCAAGTTTATTTTCCAACCGATTACATCATTGCTGCAGAGTTTTCTAATGATGCCAAAAGGCAAATCGCCAGTGCAAAAGAAGGTATCCCCGCTACTTGGCGCGGAATGGATATTGGCCCCGATACCATCGAACATTGGAAAAAAGTGCTAAAACAAGGTTCAACAATTTTTTGGAATGGCCCCATGGGAGTCTTTGAATTTTCCCACTTTGCAGAAGGAACTCACTCCCTTGCAGTCATGCTTGCCGATATCGGCTCTACTGTAGTCGTCGGAGGGGGTGAT
Coding sequences within:
- a CDS encoding phosphoglycerate kinase, whose protein sequence is MKYSLQDLKLKGQKILMRVDFNVPIDEDGSVRDDTRIQLALPSIEYVINQGGRLILISHFKRPNGKKDPKLSLKPIADYLSKLLGKPVPLAPDCTGPEVEKMVDQMQNGDVLLLENVRFYMGEEHPEKDPEFEKNLAKLGNVYVNDAFGAAHRKHTSTALLAHHFPEKNALGFLMEKEVSFFSKLIRNPKRPFYAIIGGAKVGTKIGVLQALTDTIDAIFIGGGMAFTFMKSQGLSIGDSLCEDEHLETAQNFLKTCAEKAIQVYFPTDYIIAAEFSNDAKRQIASAKEGIPATWRGMDIGPDTIEHWKKVLKQGSTIFWNGPMGVFEFSHFAEGTHSLAVMLADIGSTVVVGGGDSVAAINAMGLQKSFTHVSSGGGAALEFIEFGHLPGLDALTDR